DNA from Lonchura striata isolate bLonStr1 chromosome 5, bLonStr1.mat, whole genome shotgun sequence:
GTGCTAAAAAGCAAATATTCGTACAACATTGgcaaattatataaaatataaacagtGCCTAAGGATATCCAACTCACATTCTTCACTCTTCATTTAGCCAAGAAGATATGGCTTCATAAGTAAGTTTGAGCCAGTTAATAGCTCACCAGTAATGACAGGAAAAATATGTTCTCCCTCATACACAactgcagggctctgccactTATGTACAGTCTGTTCTGGCATGTTTCTACATGTTAAAGCAGTTCAAGTAAACCACCAgaaaactagattttttttttttttttggtgagttTGTCACTTGATTAACAACAAACAGGCAAACACTGCAGTCAGCACAAAAATGATGGAGGCAAAATTTTCTAGAAATGGGTAGCAGGAGGCTTGAGATTTTATTGGCAGAGAGCTGACAGAAAAGGCCACTGCTTTCTCCTGAAACCAAGTAATGAGTTCAGTAGGCCACTTTCATTGTTCTTTCCACCCTATATTACCTCATGATATCAAACCTTTCATTGTATTTCAAGAACTATAAGCAAGGGAGACATGAAATATTGCCCTTCATACTAAGATTTTGCTCACTGGCATAGTAAAACTTCAAGAATCAACTGTCACTTTAACAAGCCATAGGAAAAATGGCATATAGGTACAGCAGGTGAAAGCCCTCTGTAGAACACATCATCCACTTTTCACAGAGCATGATAAAGGAATTAATTGTCACGTAACAAATGCAAGGTGAAGTTGTGCTAAAGCACTTCAAACTACATCTCCCAGCTGTATGTTACACCAGGGTACAAGGTGACATTGCATCCACAAGATAGCAACGTGCATGAGAAGTATTTGGACAAGGTACTCAGGAGTCAAGGGTATACTTATCAGCTGTCAGTCAGTTCTGCTATGCCACAGACTGATTAGCTTTTTTGGAGTCACATTAGATGAGAATCCTTCCACTAGCTACAAAACCATTGGCATCTCCTATACGCAGTACTCATATAATTCACATTAAAACTATGACAGAGGAGAGAGTTTTCTTATCAGCTTCTGACAAAAGGCAAAGGGCACTACACCATTTgataagaaatataaatattatatgtgtaTTTTTGGTTATTGGGAAGAATTAAACATGTTGGTACCAGATATTGattggaattattttttcctcttgcttctGAAATCTCTCTCTCTGAATCACACACTTTCCAAAGAGTTTCTACGCCCATTCAAAAGTCATTTCAAGagaacagataaaaaaaaaaaaatacctataTCTTTCCTCTTGTAGCATCTGAGAAATAAAGCCATAGTCTCTTTTAAATTGGGTTTTTAAATTCTCAATATCATCAGCTAATTGGGACTGTGTCTCCTTGATTTCCCTTAGTTCCTCCAAAATCATGGACAGCTTTCCTTGGCTGTCCAGGGTACTTGCCACAGCAGGACTAAAGGAGGTATTCCCATTGCTGTCTGCCGATCCAGAGGTCCCACTTGAGCATTCATCATCACTAACATATTTTGGTTTGGCAACAATGGTGGCACTGCCCCCATAGGTTCTAGAACTTGTTTCTGGCCGAAATTCATCCAGGGTATTTTTGAGATGAGCAATGTTGTCTGCGCTACCAAATTTGTTTCGAATCAGGTTGGCAAACTCTCTAGACTTGCTGAAAACAAAGACAGGTGGTGTCAGAGATACACCCGGCACACCCGACTTGCTGCTCTCTGTTCCGTGCCCACTGCTACGAGATTTTCCATGTTGAACGTCTTTCAAGTTATCTTTGGAAGTATCCTTGGTAGCTTTGGAAGATCCATTTTGTTCAATATCCTTGAGCTTTTTGTGATACTGTTCCAATTTCTTCTGCAGCTGGGCAATGGAGTGGGCAGATTTCTGGTTCTTTTTCTCAAAGACTTGCTTAATGCGCCCAGCCTGTTGCTTGTCTGCACTGTTCACCAGTTTCAAATACTCAGCCACGTTTCCATCTCGAGCTGTTTGTTCAACCTTGATTTGCTCTGTAACCTTGAGAATTTTCTGTTTCAAGCTATCTGCACTGAGTTTGACTTTGTGAAATTCTAGAACCCCATCAGGTACATCAAAGTTCAGGTTGGTATCAGAACCTCCACGGCGGATGTTAAGTGGTAAACTCAGGGTATTCATGTCATGTCTTTCCAcctgagagaagagaaaaagaggtaAATGGAATTTgcctaaaatatattttttttaaatcaaacatCCAGTTTACTTTTCCACATATAATGATATCAAGTACACAGTATAAAGTAACTTATATtagcaaaataataata
Protein-coding regions in this window:
- the TMCC3 gene encoding transmembrane and coiled-coil domain protein 3 isoform X4; translation: MNTLSLPLNIRRGGSDTNLNFDVPDGVLEFHKVKLSADSLKQKILKVTEQIKVEQTARDGNVAEYLKLVNSADKQQAGRIKQVFEKKNQKSAHSIAQLQKKLEQYHKKLKDIEQNGSSKATKDTSKDNLKDVQHGKSRSSGHGTESSKSGVPGVSLTPPVFVFSKSREFANLIRNKFGSADNIAHLKNTLDEFRPETSSRTYGGSATIVAKPKYVSDDECSSGTSGSADSNGNTSFSPAVASTLDSQGKLSMILEELREIKETQSQLADDIENLKTQFKRDYGFISQMLQEERYRYERLEDQLNDLTDLHQHETANLKQELASIEEKVAYQAYERSRDVQEALESCQTRVSKLELHQQEQQAQQSETVNAKVLLGKCINVILAFMTVILVCVSTIAKFIAPMMKSRFHIICTFFAVTLLAIFCKNWDHIICAIERMIIPR
- the TMCC3 gene encoding transmembrane and coiled-coil domain protein 3 isoform X2, translated to MLRKVERHDMNTLSLPLNIRRGGSDTNLNFDVPDGVLEFHKVKLSADSLKQKILKVTEQIKVEQTARDGNVAEYLKLVNSADKQQAGRIKQVFEKKNQKSAHSIAQLQKKLEQYHKKLKDIEQNGSSKATKDTSKDNLKDVQHGKSRSSGHGTESSKSGVPGVSLTPPVFVFSKSREFANLIRNKFGSADNIAHLKNTLDEFRPETSSRTYGGSATIVAKPKYVSDDECSSGTSGSADSNGNTSFSPAVASTLDSQGKLSMILEELREIKETQSQLADDIENLKTQFKRDYGFISQMLQEERYRYERLEDQLNDLTDLHQHETANLKQELASIEEKVAYQAYERSRDVQEALESCQTRVSKLELHQQEQQAQQSETVNAKVLLGKCINVILAFMTVILVCVSTIAKFIAPMMKSRFHIICTFFAVTLLAIFCKNWDHIICAIERMIIPR
- the TMCC3 gene encoding transmembrane and coiled-coil domain protein 3 isoform X3, which translates into the protein MVERHDMNTLSLPLNIRRGGSDTNLNFDVPDGVLEFHKVKLSADSLKQKILKVTEQIKVEQTARDGNVAEYLKLVNSADKQQAGRIKQVFEKKNQKSAHSIAQLQKKLEQYHKKLKDIEQNGSSKATKDTSKDNLKDVQHGKSRSSGHGTESSKSGVPGVSLTPPVFVFSKSREFANLIRNKFGSADNIAHLKNTLDEFRPETSSRTYGGSATIVAKPKYVSDDECSSGTSGSADSNGNTSFSPAVASTLDSQGKLSMILEELREIKETQSQLADDIENLKTQFKRDYGFISQMLQEERYRYERLEDQLNDLTDLHQHETANLKQELASIEEKVAYQAYERSRDVQEALESCQTRVSKLELHQQEQQAQQSETVNAKVLLGKCINVILAFMTVILVCVSTIAKFIAPMMKSRFHIICTFFAVTLLAIFCKNWDHIICAIERMIIPR
- the TMCC3 gene encoding transmembrane and coiled-coil domain protein 3 isoform X1, whose protein sequence is MPGSDTALAVDRTYSDPERHRRRKTRVERHDMNTLSLPLNIRRGGSDTNLNFDVPDGVLEFHKVKLSADSLKQKILKVTEQIKVEQTARDGNVAEYLKLVNSADKQQAGRIKQVFEKKNQKSAHSIAQLQKKLEQYHKKLKDIEQNGSSKATKDTSKDNLKDVQHGKSRSSGHGTESSKSGVPGVSLTPPVFVFSKSREFANLIRNKFGSADNIAHLKNTLDEFRPETSSRTYGGSATIVAKPKYVSDDECSSGTSGSADSNGNTSFSPAVASTLDSQGKLSMILEELREIKETQSQLADDIENLKTQFKRDYGFISQMLQEERYRYERLEDQLNDLTDLHQHETANLKQELASIEEKVAYQAYERSRDVQEALESCQTRVSKLELHQQEQQAQQSETVNAKVLLGKCINVILAFMTVILVCVSTIAKFIAPMMKSRFHIICTFFAVTLLAIFCKNWDHIICAIERMIIPR